The DNA region GTGGATTTTGAAAGATGTGTTGCTGAGTAACTACTAACTAATGCTTTCGGTGCCATAATATATGGTTTGTTGCTTTCTTCAACATATAATGATTCGTGGATTGGAAGAATTACATAACTTGTGCGCCGAGTCAATTTAGTTGCAAAGATTTCCTTGTATTATTTGGTTAGATTTACAATTGGAAGACTTTGGATTCAGTCTCTAGTTATTAATGTTTTTTTGCTGAAATTTTgtaagtttttcattttttttattgaagtcctagacattaatgtaataatggttattataattattaattaaaaatttagatTTATAGTTCTTTATATTAATGGAATTCTAAATAAAaactcataacttatgaaaataagaatattaaaagataaattatactctccaatatattatatataagcaTAGGTACATTCatgaaaattaaccaaaatatcaTGTACCAAAACACGGGTGCATTTTTGAAaggcacacaaaaaaaaaattatgcttaataacattattaaatttcttcaattaaacttgacatagatacattctcaaatgTACGAAATagaatgtatccatataagAGATACATTCTCTTCTTTTCTGTCTGGTGGGAACACACCCACATGGGGGACTCCCCACTCCACCtatcactcactctctctctctctctctctctctctctctctctctctctcagtttcatctcgtctctctctctgcaagtgGAGAGACCAGCGCCGTCCATCACCACTCGCGGCTCTCCCTGGCGAACCTCACCACCACCGCAACACCACCTAACTACCCATGTCACAAACCCGAGCCCTGGATAGGTTACCCTCTCTCCCTTTTCCCTCTCTCTGCACAATGGCGCCACCACTATTCAACATTTACTTCGGCGAGTTTCTCGCCATTCCCAGTGAAGGTAAGCTTTGAAAACGCCTAAGAACTTCTTAAATCTTGTTTTGATGTGCGATTaggataaatttgagtttttatgGTGATATTGTGAAGTAGAAATGCCTCGAGGGAAATTTCCTCAGTTTTCCGGCAAGGAACCGCAAGTTGCAGGCGTCTTCTGGCCATTTTAAGGCTACAGTGGAGACCCAAAATGGTATCATTCGAACCCCTACCATCCTAgcttcattttgatcttcaaatGGTGAATTTAGGTGGAGTTTTGAAGTTAATCCGAGCCGTGGAAGTTTTTACCGGGCACTATTCCCCCAGAATCTGGCAATAAgccagagaagaagaagaagaagaagaagaaagaaaaaaaaaaggggcggACCTTAGGCCCAAAACCGGTCCAATGTTCTTGGCCTAAACCCTTAAGCCCAACCGGCCCAAACCTTGGTCCAATGTTCCCAGCCTGGCCCAAATTTCCAAATAGGCTGAGAATATTCTTGGAATATTCCTTATGTTGATGTTTCAAAAATTTCTAGGAAaccctcctaggctaatttcgacgtcccaagtccatttttgacatccatttagtgaaattttaaagttttaacgTAGTTAACCACCGGGGCGTCTTGGTTGactttttgatgatttttacgAAAATTACCCAGGACCCTCCTTAGTGTATTTCAACGCTCTGATCCTAAATTCGCACTCTGTTTTcctaaatttaattattttagtggAGTTTCATTAATGGGCCCTAATATTATGATTATGTGCGATTATTATCGGTGACTCCAGCTTTCTTAGTTTGAACGACTTTGACTcgatgaggattcttggcaaatcttggggTAGACAATTACCTtagatggtataattctcatcctactatacttatgctctgacatcacgtggtCGACGATGAGGCTTTCAGAATCAGCCGATCGCTGCCGTGCATCCTCGAAAGCCGTCGGCCGACATTCTTCACGAACCCATGTCAAACTCGTCAATTTTTAGGgggaaatggaagagggaaCAATGGGGAATGTTTTTCAGGTGGTGGTGAGCCTTGGATCGCTGGAAAAATGTCGGAATTAGCATCGCGATATGTGTAGGAACCAGGTTGGGGAGCCGAGTCATTAGGTCAAGAGTTTTGGGATCCGgttcctctccttctctctccccTCCTTTCCATCCTTTCCCCATCCGCCAGCTTACTCTCCTTCCTCTCATTTCTTCCTTCCGATTGGGCAATCacccctttcctttctctcatttctcttctctttttttccatcacagccacacacgtggcttcATCACAACCCTTCCTGCTCCAACAAAGCTGGAGCGTTCTAGAGTTATGGTTAAATGATCATTTTGCACTTAACTTTGCTCgtttataactccaaattacatTCCATTTGCGCCCACGCATTTGTTTCGAGACGTACTATCCGAATATGTTAAAAaatcttggcaaatcttggtgtagACGATTACCTTCGATTgtataattctcatcctacTTTATTGTACTATACTTATACTCTAACATCATGTGTGAAATGGATCGAAAATCTGTGGGAGGCTATTCCGAATTGAATTACGTAAGGTTGTGGACCCCACTATTGACTGAGAGTTGACTTCTGGTCAACATATCTTGAATCGTTCTTAAATACAAAAATTAGTACTACTAGAGActaagtgaagtctagtgggcctacattggttagtgagtgactttaatatatgtgatatggttattaccaTGATTTCTTTTATTAGCATCCTTTGTGGATATGAGTTGattttataaatatgttttctataaaattgttatttttatatttggccatcgatctatttttattaaatatggTTTGACTTGTGCATTGAAAATATTTGTGACATGTGATTTGAAGtgcttgttgaattgtttgtgaaatgtgagggctagtagtggaTTGTTAACCAATTGTCATGGGGATTAGTTGCTTCGATATTGTTTCATTCTCGTTTCGTTGATCCGTTCTAAATTTAGTACTTGAGCTTTGTTTCATGTCGTTAAGCCTTTGTAAATTGAGTACTTGtttcatgttttgtttctttgagttTTTGATATGTTTCTTGGACCTTCGCTCGGTTTCGTTAAGTGGTTCGGAACTGGGTTCTGCTGGGGTTCCGTTGAGAGGTTTGGTTCCCTGCTCTatctggattccgttgagtggtccaaaaTCCCTCGTGCTTCGCAATTCCATTAAGTGGTCCGAAATTGTATCCTGctttggatttcgttgagtggtctgatATCCATTGTACTTCGCGATTCCATTAAGTGATccagaatcccttctactccgcgattccgttgagtggttcggAATCGTATCTTGAtttggattccattgagtggtctggaatcccgCTTGGTattttggttccgttgagtggtccggaacccgATATGGTTGGATTTCGTTAAGTGGTCCGAAATCGCATCCTTTGATTCGTTGGATTCGGTTTAAATTGAGGAAGCTTCAGggatgtaggcttcggccgaacttTGTCGCTCTAACCCCGCATTTTGGTGTATTCTATGAGTTATAAATtgatgtgattgtggaatgGTGTTGGAAAGCATATGTGCGTGTAAATGGCAAGATGACAACTCTTGTTTGGCTTATGGTTGATGTGTAGTGTGGTACTCTATTGTACTAAATGGGATTCTTTGTGGAGCAGGAAGGGTTGTGATGAAGCCACATGTGCGGCTGTTATGgaaagaagagaagagaaatgagagaaaggagaggggGGACTGCCCAATCagaatgaagaaatgagaggaaAGAGAGTGAGCTAGCGAAGGGGGAAAAGGGAGAAAGAAGGgaaaggagaggagagagaaggagaggaatGGTTCTCATTACATCCATTTATTACCATACTTAGTGCTACTTTGGTATTGctaaaaaaactgcttctgttatgctgtgagaataaacagctgtaaaataaagttgttgagtGTTTGGTTAACTTTTTTTCAGTAAAAGtgctttataaaaaaaactaaagaataaaaaaaaactaatgtttGAGTATTTGGTCAAATTTTATGTAAATGGATGTGAAcatgttaaatgactaaaaatgatATGGTATTTAATGtgaaataataattgttaaagaGAAAAATGTAGGGGCaaagattgtaattttgtaaaatatgtggGGTATATTTATCATctgaaaatttaattaaatggaCTCTGATTAATATGCTTTGGAAAaaatacttttttataagcatggTAGACCCTGCTTCTACTTTTCTATGTTTTTCTACTATCATTTCAGCCAAAACCTATGATTTTTGTTGGCGTTTAAAAAATGGAATATCatagtggaaggatcaaaaagcaaaagaaataaGGAATAAGTAGGGTTTGCCAAGTTGCTGAATCTTTTGTTCTACGATTGGAGATGATATGGGGTCAGTGGGATTTCTTCTGGGGTTTGCTATGGGGTCACCTTCTGGAGTTATGGTGCTTGTGCTTCCAAAATCCTAGGACAGGGATTTGGGTAGGAGGCGTTGTCCTGCTCAAGTTCTTCAGgttcttcatttgtttttatatgtcCACGAAGTTGGAATGACTCTCAGCATGAGTGGTTGTCaggttcttcttttcttttgacaGAAGTGTTGATATTGGTTAGAGTTTCCCATATATGATCCATAGAATGGGGAGGTCTTCTGATTGGATCTCCTCCTTCCCTAGGGGTGGCCGTTGTTGGCTCCAAGTGTTGCTGCAGTAGTTGAAGGCAACAAGCTTCTTGCCCTAGGGATAATGGGTGCATCAAAGGGTAGGCATCATTTACCAGACGAATTAACATTGGCGTTGACTAAACTTTCTTCGATTGACATGTTTGGTGGTTGAGTGGTTTGGTCGAGAGGAACATATGTTTTCTCCCAATGAAAGCACGAATTGGTGGAACCAAATCTGCGAACCTCCGTTTGCAGTGGTTGAGTAGAAATATGTGTAATCTTGAGCAACTTGCAAAACAGTGGAATAGCCGTAAGCAAACCTTAGGCTTGGGGGTGTGCCGGCTAAAGGCTCTCCTACGATCAAGTTAGTGAATGGTTTGAACTCAAGCAGTAGGTAAGAGAATTCAAGTGAATAGACTACGTTACCAAAAATGAACCCTAGAGGGGTGTATTTATACCTTGGAAGATATACCTTTTTATGATAGAATCCTCATTCTAAGCTAATAGAATCCTAGAGGATATCTAGTAAGTAGATGTTGCATCATTTTTGGAGTTATAGGACATGATTATGTTTATATTCGGACCTGTTCCCGTGTCTTGCAGAACAAGCATGGTCATCCAGCGGAGTCATTAGGACTCCACCTAGTACCCCCGAGTAgagtgatggtggaaccctactCCATTTGATACAAATGTGCCCGGACCTGGTGAGTCCATCATCGGACTTCTAAAGTGACAGTACCCGAATCAGCATTACTCCGACCCTGGCAAATCATGGCCCCACACAATAGTTTTAGTCATATGTATGTGAAAAGGGAACTTTAAgtttattaattcaattattgaTAAAAATTGTTCATTGTGAAGCATTCATGCCATTATTGAATACATCAAGTGGCTTATTGAGGCAAACTTTTTAGAGGAGCTAACTACTAGTATTGACCTCTCTAACTATTACACTCGAATTCGGTTTATGCTCTTTGAAGCGAAATCGACTTTTTTCTTTACTTATACAGGTACTGGATGTAAATTGTAATTGTGAATTTTCATTGTAAAATTTTAAGTCTCTGGCTGAAATGATCTAAAATTAAATGTTGTTGAAATGATCAATTTTTAGTATGCCATTAATATCTCATCGTTGTATTGttgatatataattaatatgtcATCAATACTTAATTTTAGTTAATTAAAAGTAAAGCACTAAATTAAATCATGTCAGCCAAAAcatgtaatttttgtttgtgtttacaAAAAATAATATCATAGTGGAATgatcaaaaaacaaaagaagtaaGGAATTGGGCGCCGCCCGGGGGTGGGTTTGCTGAATATTTTGTTCAATGGTATTGATTGGATAGCGAAACTACCAAGCCGTAAAACTCAAGAAATTAAGGCCACAAGTTCAAAGCAAAATGTCATTTtcatcctttctctctctagcctATGAAGTATCAAATCTCAATTCTCTCCCAATTGAGTAAGATTCTCTCCTATTTTAGTTCTCTCGtcttttttctcttctctcatacttttatttttatttatcttttttatataaaattttttataatatattaaCGTGATTTAATCATAATTGTTCAAATAGAAGTAAAAAAACAGAAGGTGTGAAGGGTAGGAGTCCAAGAAGTTGATGATGATGTAATACCCAATAAGACCGACCAACCGAACCCCCAGTGGGCCTTTACCGCACCACCTCGTTGCTATTGCTCCGTGGTCCCCACATTCCACACCCCACGTTCTCCTCCCCATTATACGCAAGTTAATTAAAACGCACTCCATCCCACGTGTAGTAGCTATGTTATCCTACATTCCTCACAGGACTTCCTCACATCCTAACCCTCCTTAATCCTAATCATCCTTACTGAGATGGGCAGATTGTGCAAGATAGAGGGCAATTAGAAGGGCATAATTATAGAGAGATTATGCTTGCACGCCTCAAATTATTTCTAtcacaattttttaattttttttataaattattatttattaacacttgatagtaaaataataaaaaataaaaaatgtataagcaaaataatttgagatgtgtgaatataatttTCCTAACTTTTATATGTCATCGTTGTGTATTTTTTTATGTTAATGTCAGAGAAATTAAATTTCTAAATCAAatattgtaaactaaataatgtagatattgatgattgaattattacttaaatattgattaacgtacttattttttattggtgatacatcatttgatttaaaaaaatttagtctTTCTACCATTatttttagggagttttaacgaaaagtccactatactgttcactttaataaaaaaccacatttttatactaaaaagttaatcctgatactattcattttaccctttattttgttcttatcgttaaaactcaaagttttcaaatcattttcattagtttgcCTTTATTTTTATGATAGTattattactttttatttttttattttttttaaaataatattatctgTACTAAGGGGAATGAGTTagacttagcctcataatgaatTATCAATAATGTGATACAAATTAGTCTTTGACAATTATAATGTTGTTTAAATTCGTCTTTAACGAGAATTGTACTTAAAATCTCTAACTTATAAATGAAAATACTACTAATTAAATACAGTCGCAGACACAAAAGCAAAATGCATAAACTTATTCGCCGCATGTTAAGCAGATGCTTCAATAACATAATTTCATGAGGAAAAAACCTACACATAATGCCTTATTAGACCAAAATGCTTAGAAACAGTGAACTTTTGAGTGCAAATTAATATTTCTTGCAATAAACAGGAAGAGACCCACAGACTGCAGACTGCAACTCTGAATAAAGTAAATAACCCCTCATTTGACCAAAGCCTCAAGTTTGATGGAGAGAGCACGAGATGAgagaatatttttttaattataaaaacataaaatcagGAGTAAAGTAAAATGGCTGACATCAGCGTACCTTTGACTCCCCTactctctttcttcctttctctctcttgtcttGTTTAAACCCACACCTCTCTTGTCTTGTCCATCCTCCCTTTCTCTGTTTCTTTTTATTCTCTCGCCACCCAAAATTCCGAAAGAGAGGTATACAGAGACCGACGACGGAGATGGTGAGGGACGACGACCTCTACGTCGCGGTGCCGAGCTTCTTCCGGTGTCCGATATCGCTCGACATCATGAAATCCCCTGTTAGCCTCTGCACCGGCGTCACCTACGACCGCTCCAGCATCCAGCGCTGGCTCGACGACGGCAACAACACCTGCCCCGCCACCATGCAACTCCTCCACACCAAAGACTTGCTCCCCAACCGCAACTTGCATCGCCTCATCCAGATCTGGTCTGACTCCTTCCGCCTCCCCCCACGCAACTCCACCTCCTTCTCGCCACCCTCTTCACCCTTCCAACCACCACTGCCCAAGGACCAGATCCGCCACCTAATCCACCGCTTGGACGCCTATACCGAACCATCTTCCTCCTTCGATTCCCTTTCCAAGATTGCCCAGTTCGCAAGAGAGTCCGACGACAACCGCAAAATCCTCGCCGAAAGAGATGGTTTCATCCAAGTCCTCGTCGAGTTTCTCGGTGGCAGCGGCAATGCCGAAGACAAAAACATCGGCGCCCTCGAACAAGTTGTGAGAATCCTTGATCTGGTGAAGGACAAAATACAAGACCGGGAGGAGCTGTCGAGATGGATGCTAAAAAAGAGCGGTCAGGATTGCTTGGCTTCTCTGCTTCTTATTGCACAACATGGAAGTGTGGATTCTCGAATCGCAACGGCTGGGGTTTTGGAATCAATATCGGTAAACGCGGAAGCGAAGATCCTGATAGCCGAGAAAGAAGGGCTTTTACCCCAGCTGCTGAAGTCCACGGCTCCGGAAAAGGATCCGACGGTCATTGAAGCGAGTCTCTCTTGCTTGATCGCCCTGTCGACCCCGAAGCGAGTGAAGGTTAGATTGGTCCATTTAGGAGCAGTGAAGCTGCTGTCCAAGTTGCTGTGGGATCCGAATTCCACGACGGCGACGGTGGAGGAGGCGTTGAAGTTGCTGGAAACGGTGTCGTCGGTGAAAGAGGGGCGGGGAAAGATATGCGAGGACGGCAAGTGCGTGTCGGGGATCGTGCAGAGGCTGCTGAAGGTGTCGAGTGCGGCGGCGGAGCACGCGGTGACGATACTATGGAGCGTGTGCTATTTGTTTAAGGAGAGGGCAGCGCAAGAGGCGGTGGGGAGGGCGAATGGGTTGACCAAGATATTGCTGCTGATGCAAAGCAATTGCTCGCCGGCTGTTCGGCAAATGTGTGCCGATTTGCTCAAGATTTTTCGTGTGAATTCGAAATCGGTTATTTCTTGTTATGATACTAAGACCACTCATATCATGCCCTTCTGAGATTTGGGAGACGAATGATATTGTAAATGACACAAATTTTGTTAGTCCAATACAAAGGAGAAATTCGTTTTATTTCAGtttctgttttttgttttttgtttttttatcaaCATTTTATTTCATTGTGGACGTTAATATATTGGAGGGTTATTATCATGAATGGTTCGTACAAGTGATGGTAGAGTATACGAGTACATTGACATCATCGGTAAGGAAATTGAAGAGACATGATGTTGTGGTATTGGGTACGTAGTCAACCATCTCTGTAATTATGTTTATGATCTTTTCTATTCCAGATACAATGTAGATGTACAATAGGTGTAAACAGATTTAATGGATCCAAAAGTAGAGCTTAATTGTTGGATCTTTACAATGGATGCAAAGTGTATCTGTGTAACGTTTTTTTAATATAAGTATCGGAGTCTTGCTCAAAACACTAGTTTCAAGTTTGTATCAGAGCGAGTTCGAAAGGACACCGTCTCTCACCTCCGAACAATCCCTCGCTGCACTCCTGACTCGGTGCTACAAGGGCTTGAACGAAAATACTTATCCGACCCATCAAACCACCGCCACAAAATCCCAATAGTTCCTAATGGGAGCCTAATGGGAGATAGCGACACCAAATCTTCATATAGAGTAAGCCTGAAAATTCTTAAGCTTCAGCCGTGGTGGCCCAAAATGGGTCCTCCAAAAACAGCAGGctagagaaaaaaaatggattTGGATCCAAATTGTGGAGATTCTAGGGATCTTCACATCTTAGCCATTCATCGTGCATCGTGAGATCATAAATcatttgacaatttttttatttaaaattaaacacaaatagtacctaacgaataCTGACCGtccgatgtacgatgaacggctaGAATGTGGGGATTCTCCTCAAAAtaaatccggagaggatcctcttccgaaAAAAATACTGGTGGTGCTGACAAGTCCATTTAAAAAGGTGATCACTTGGGAATGCCTAGCATTCGTAGCCATTGCAGGTAATGGTGTTAAGGTTTTAAATATGTTTGCATATGTTTCTAATAGTTCATGGATAATTGATTCGGGTGCTACAAATTATATGATATTTGATTCTATACAAGTCTCACCCCTTAAACTATCCTAAAAAAaagtttgttttcaccaccAATGGTACTCCTGCCCTAGCTTCTGTTTTAGTTGTTCCATATTTGGAGTATAATCTTTAGTCAATTGTCCAAATATCCATTTCCTTATCTGGTGTTGTAATTTTTTGAACTGAATTTTGCGTGTTTAAGGACATCCAAATAAGGCAAACGATTGGTTGTGGTGTTAGGCAAGGGAAGCTCTATTACTACGATTTGGTGCTAAATAGTTTGAGCAAGTTGCATTAAGCTTTAATAGTGGACAAATATGAGGGCAAGAATAGAAAATCTAACATTTGGTTTTAGGGATGCTTATTTCGAGTATCTTAAGAGATTATTTCCTAGttatgggaccatgattttcttaAGCCAGAGTAAGGCTAATTCGAATACTGATACCTCAGAAGTCCAATCATGGGCTCACCATCTTCGAGCGGAGCTAGATTAGACAGAGAAGCGGTGCACCATTATTATGTTCTGGGGCAATAGGCAATGTCCGAGCGACTCCGTTGGAATGACCATGCTTGTTCCACCAGATCTGATCCATATATAGACACAGACATATTCCTCACAAGTCTTTGAGTTCTTTCAATCTAGAAATTAGCATGCGCTGCAAGTAATCATAACTCCTAAAAAggtgcaatatctacttctagatATCCTCTAAGATTCTTCCGGTTTAGAAAAAGGATTCTATCCTAAAATGTTCTATCCTTACCGTATAAATACACTCATCTAGGATTCATCTCTGGTAGTGCAATCTTTGTACTCTAATTCCCTTACGCTTTGCTTGAGTCTAAAACAGCTTactgttggaaccaaattcgtgCACCTCCACAAGTGGTGGTCAAGTGCAAATTCGAGTAAACCTAAGCAACATGCAAAACAGTAAACAACCATGAGCCAGCCTGAGACTTGGAGGGGGGAAGGGTTGTGTGTCGGC from Malus domestica chromosome 01, GDT2T_hap1 includes:
- the LOC103411539 gene encoding U-box domain-containing protein 28-like, which encodes MVRDDDLYVAVPSFFRCPISLDIMKSPVSLCTGVTYDRSSIQRWLDDGNNTCPATMQLLHTKDLLPNRNLHRLIQIWSDSFRLPPRNSTSFSPPSSPFQPPLPKDQIRHLIHRLDAYTEPSSSFDSLSKIAQFARESDDNRKILAERDGFIQVLVEFLGGSGNAEDKNIGALEQVVRILDLVKDKIQDREELSRWMLKKSGQDCLASLLLIAQHGSVDSRIATAGVLESISVNAEAKILIAEKEGLLPQLLKSTAPEKDPTVIEASLSCLIALSTPKRVKVRLVHLGAVKLLSKLLWDPNSTTATVEEALKLLETVSSVKEGRGKICEDGKCVSGIVQRLLKVSSAAAEHAVTILWSVCYLFKERAAQEAVGRANGLTKILLLMQSNCSPAVRQMCADLLKIFRVNSKSVISCYDTKTTHIMPF